One genomic window of Polyangium aurulentum includes the following:
- a CDS encoding HEAT repeat domain-containing protein: MQKSALLLLLAAMGSTGLVPRIAQADPRTGYLVQQLKTSDDFKVRTQAALALGASGDDAAVKPLCEALTDSNASVKAAAAAALGKLGKPAGLPCLQSAIGKEGPGSTKSQMQKSIDTLKSGGGVAAPPPPGPDAKYYVAIEVTNKTSRPAGEIEAIVRGAMQKKLLGKAGYAVAPKGETSAQGGKVVKGKNLKGYFLIATVEPPVYEGGNLTQVVRVSMWTYPGKALQGEFSPKLTQSGTSKGDTESENILMKMCVENAIDTFSKVAASM, encoded by the coding sequence ATGCAAAAGAGCGCTCTCCTGCTCCTGCTCGCCGCGATGGGATCCACGGGTCTCGTGCCTCGGATCGCGCAAGCCGATCCTCGCACCGGCTACCTCGTTCAGCAGCTCAAGACCAGCGACGACTTCAAGGTCCGAACGCAAGCCGCGCTCGCGCTCGGCGCCTCGGGCGACGACGCGGCCGTCAAGCCTCTCTGCGAGGCGCTCACGGATAGCAACGCTTCCGTCAAGGCGGCTGCCGCCGCCGCGCTCGGCAAGCTGGGCAAACCCGCGGGCCTGCCGTGCTTGCAGTCGGCGATCGGTAAAGAGGGCCCTGGGTCGACGAAGTCCCAGATGCAGAAGTCGATCGACACCCTCAAGAGCGGCGGCGGCGTGGCCGCGCCTCCGCCTCCGGGCCCGGACGCGAAGTATTACGTCGCCATCGAGGTCACCAACAAGACGAGCCGGCCCGCGGGCGAGATCGAGGCCATCGTGCGCGGCGCCATGCAGAAGAAGCTGCTCGGCAAGGCAGGGTACGCGGTCGCGCCGAAGGGCGAGACCAGCGCACAAGGCGGCAAGGTCGTCAAGGGGAAAAACCTCAAAGGTTATTTCCTCATCGCCACCGTCGAGCCGCCCGTGTACGAGGGCGGAAACCTCACCCAGGTGGTGCGCGTGAGCATGTGGACGTATCCGGGCAAGGCGCTTCAGGGTGAGTTTTCGCCGAAGCTCACGCAGAGCGGCACTTCCAAGGGAGATACCGAGAGCGAGAACATCTTGATGAAGATGTGCGTCGAGAACGCGATCGACACATTCTCCAAGGTCGCAGCGTCGATGTGA
- a CDS encoding AgmX/PglI C-terminal domain-containing protein, whose translation MEGKQKVALTFALYQNEALVRRETVTQDIVKVGKDPKSHLRVDDELASRMHAVIEVASPDDITLIDLGNEPGTLVNGARVNKVKIRANDQLQIGGTKIVLEKAEPVAVAAGAAKPAGNPFAGPPPAPGGGNPFAAPPAGGNPFAGGGAGGNPFGGGGNPFGGGDPFGLNNPFAQPKPPAHDEVPHDAPEGSYTYQLVKSGPDVPSEEVEAPTASIEVMILWDEMILHVSHLTPPRSFYVGEEQGKNFTCDYFIPSEKLGTTRAPIVLADRGGSVNVVLLPRAKGTIEFAGQPKMTVQQVIDSGKTQPCAELSGAFQVALPAGSKARIELDGLIFQVSTVNAGRVVAGHFNVDSTSALYTGLSMAVHLGLLAAMAFFMPPLGATDEDGVSDDQRFMIQQYLNAAAEKEMEEKETEQVADSSADNKEGGTGTRAKGEEGSMGNPNTKASGNKYGVQGPADNADPHIARQAALRDAAEFGMIGLLNAGAGGDPNAPTAPWGRDDSLGNDALSARGNMWGDQIGDSFGAGGLGLSGIGEGGGGRGEGIGLGNIGTIGHGAGTGTGQGFGSGHGRLSGSHRTKPPQVRMGATSVSGRLPPEVIQRIVRQNFGRFRLCYENGLRNNPNLQGRVAVRFVIGRDGAVSNVGNGGSDMPDGGVVSCVVRAFYGLSFPQPEGGIVTVVYPIMFAPGG comes from the coding sequence ATGGAAGGCAAGCAGAAGGTCGCTCTTACATTTGCGCTCTACCAGAACGAAGCGCTGGTGCGCCGAGAGACGGTCACGCAGGACATCGTCAAGGTGGGCAAGGACCCGAAGAGCCACCTTCGCGTCGATGACGAGCTTGCCTCGCGCATGCACGCGGTGATCGAGGTGGCCTCTCCGGACGACATCACGTTGATCGATCTCGGCAATGAGCCGGGGACGCTGGTCAACGGCGCGCGGGTGAACAAAGTCAAGATTCGCGCGAACGACCAGCTCCAGATCGGCGGCACGAAGATCGTGCTCGAGAAGGCGGAGCCGGTTGCGGTCGCGGCTGGCGCTGCGAAGCCCGCGGGCAATCCGTTTGCGGGTCCGCCGCCGGCGCCTGGTGGTGGCAATCCTTTTGCGGCTCCGCCTGCGGGTGGCAACCCGTTCGCGGGTGGCGGTGCTGGTGGCAACCCGTTCGGCGGCGGTGGCAATCCGTTCGGCGGCGGCGACCCGTTCGGCCTGAATAACCCCTTCGCGCAGCCCAAGCCGCCGGCCCACGACGAGGTTCCGCACGACGCGCCCGAGGGTTCGTACACCTATCAGCTCGTCAAGAGCGGCCCCGACGTCCCCTCCGAGGAGGTCGAGGCGCCGACGGCGTCCATCGAGGTGATGATCCTGTGGGACGAGATGATCCTGCACGTTTCGCACTTGACGCCGCCGCGTTCGTTCTACGTGGGTGAGGAGCAGGGCAAGAACTTCACCTGCGATTACTTCATCCCGTCCGAGAAGCTCGGGACCACGCGTGCGCCGATCGTGCTCGCCGACCGTGGCGGCTCGGTCAACGTGGTGCTCCTGCCGCGCGCGAAGGGTACCATCGAGTTCGCCGGGCAGCCGAAGATGACGGTGCAGCAGGTGATCGACAGCGGCAAGACGCAGCCGTGCGCGGAGCTGTCCGGCGCGTTCCAGGTCGCGCTGCCGGCTGGATCGAAGGCGCGTATCGAGCTCGACGGGCTCATCTTCCAGGTGTCGACGGTCAACGCGGGGCGCGTGGTCGCCGGTCACTTCAACGTCGACTCGACGAGCGCGCTGTACACGGGTCTGTCGATGGCCGTGCACCTCGGCCTGCTCGCGGCCATGGCCTTCTTCATGCCGCCCCTCGGCGCGACCGACGAGGACGGCGTCTCCGACGATCAGCGGTTCATGATCCAGCAGTACCTCAATGCGGCTGCTGAGAAGGAGATGGAGGAGAAGGAGACCGAGCAGGTCGCCGACAGCAGCGCTGACAACAAGGAAGGCGGCACCGGCACGCGCGCCAAGGGCGAAGAGGGTTCCATGGGGAATCCGAACACCAAGGCGAGCGGCAACAAGTACGGCGTGCAGGGCCCGGCGGACAACGCCGACCCGCACATCGCGCGCCAGGCGGCTCTGCGTGACGCGGCCGAGTTCGGTATGATCGGTCTGCTCAACGCGGGCGCGGGCGGCGATCCCAACGCGCCGACGGCGCCCTGGGGCCGCGACGATTCGCTCGGCAACGACGCGCTCTCCGCGCGCGGCAACATGTGGGGCGATCAGATCGGCGACTCGTTCGGCGCGGGCGGCCTCGGTCTGTCCGGTATCGGCGAGGGCGGCGGTGGTCGTGGCGAGGGTATCGGTCTCGGTAACATCGGCACGATCGGCCACGGCGCCGGCACGGGCACCGGGCAGGGCTTCGGCTCGGGTCACGGCCGCCTGTCGGGCTCGCACCGCACCAAGCCCCCGCAGGTCCGCATGGGCGCCACGAGCGTCAGCGGTCGCCTGCCGCCGGAGGTCATCCAGCGCATCGTGCGCCAGAACTTCGGTCGCTTCCGCCTCTGCTACGAAAACGGCCTGCGCAACAACCCGAACCTGCAGGGCCGCGTGGCGGTGCGCTTCGTCATCGGTCGTGACGGCGCGGTGTCCAACGTCGGAAATGGCGGCTCGGATATGCCGGACGGCGGCGTGGTGTCCTGCGTGGTGCGCGCCTTCTACGGTCTGTCGTTCCCGCAGCCGGAAGGCGGCATCGTCACGGTCGTCTACCCGATCATGTTCGCGCCTGGCGGCTGA
- a CDS encoding YraN family protein, with the protein MQRHVIGARAEDAVAAHLAQLGLAIIGRNVRVGRAEIDLIARDGPVIAIVEVRTRGASAYQRALDSIDPRKQARLRAAGERLWRERFVHDRTIERMRFDAAAVTFLPDGGALVEHVRAAF; encoded by the coding sequence ATGCAGCGCCACGTCATTGGCGCGCGCGCCGAGGACGCCGTGGCGGCGCATTTGGCGCAGCTAGGGCTTGCAATCATTGGCCGAAATGTGCGGGTGGGCCGGGCCGAGATCGATCTCATCGCGCGCGACGGGCCCGTGATCGCGATCGTCGAGGTCCGCACGCGCGGCGCGAGCGCGTATCAGCGCGCCCTCGACAGCATCGATCCACGCAAACAGGCACGGCTGCGCGCCGCCGGCGAACGCCTTTGGCGCGAGCGCTTCGTTCACGATCGAACGATCGAGCGGATGCGATTCGACGCGGCCGCGGTGACGTTCCTCCCCGACGGGGGAGCGCTCGTCGAGCACGTCCGGGCAGCTTTTTGA
- a CDS encoding tetratricopeptide repeat protein, translated as MKQSNVGVARALRFAAGAAALFTAAVATGPASAADVCISQQAKDALAQCPGGSLKTGSGKKPAMSFKSAPQGIQLKKRDDQLKPTNPTASMNAAQRDERRNRLAARSRQLLITEIQGLESLFASTPKNAPDRAKLMRRLAEGYVELESAAFRDKTEQSIKADEAKRKAPKTEKAFRDEAAKADKILAASRQQAIKYYTLLKSQYPKWCQSNNPADPTKSTGCTDEVLYYLAYEYEQANQLDQARKVYFELIQNWPQSKFIPNAYLAFGELFFNEAQGDPSKWQLAEQSYLEVTKYPPPENKVWGYAHYKLGYVYWNQGEFPKALSEFKKTIEYGMQYQQTPNAAQLAVSARRDIIPVYALAAAPRAAYDFLKPLSGDTGVNNEKTLKMMDDLGQNYLDTGHYKEGIELYTDLMARDKGPKFCKYQGHITEATLAMKSGNKDAIKGELDRMMEVHNKYISEQQPDDMKLKCSNSTAGLLTETAMAWHLEAVGSGGVRGTGDKKTMTLAAALYEKVVQNFKQEQFAKFEFPRIVKEDWPNVFKIKYAMADLLYFNKDWAKCGPAFDAVVAEDPSGPLAPEAAYAAVLCYQNIYTETHKDGSDKKGSGNLPSAADGGKKTDNKKAADKAKYAPKDFTDNQKGMLTAFNRYICYIKPPENDKEAQENYVEVKYARARTYFEAQHWEEAAFAFRDVAVSHADKDVGIYATQLYLESLNILGSNSDPPRASCYDSMAEDVPRFIDLYCKGGKEKENAEQCGILVRIQRDIERLRAQKTVEAADAGGADSIKLYEKGAQAYMDLWKKYGEQACEKKEASCERAEEILYNAARAFQAARLIAKSIAARQILLNPKYNLHKTELARKAIYEIGGNYQAIAVYDEAASWYERFALENPKMDKAAEALQDAVVLRLGLGQEDQAIKDADLFSKNYGSQKPGEAAKIAFAVGAHYIDKEDWDQARRKLSSAMGQIDRNATFDVQIQAHAMLARVFTKINNPSSAVPEYNKVRGYWKDPQAALKKLDAIGGGEDEKLRRMAKSLTAVGEALFFFAEQKRKEVDKIRFPEYKGSGQRDDVLKHINTKVADWVKKKRPAIEEASNEYVKIVNLEPLPPPRWVIAAGSRVGQMWSKFVAEFRAAPIPKEWKGNGMVPGTDLSWAELRGEYYAKLDEASEPQKQAAKAAFKKCLDYSVRFQFFDEYSRTCEVWLSKNYGAEYHLIDEFRGSPSRVNSGLSDRAQPVNMDGSAFVPPSDAPAAPADKPADAKPGEKSDKPADTKPGTSPEKAAIQNATTKPKK; from the coding sequence ATGAAGCAGTCGAACGTGGGAGTGGCGCGTGCGCTCCGGTTTGCGGCGGGCGCGGCAGCCCTTTTCACCGCCGCCGTCGCGACGGGCCCAGCCTCGGCCGCTGACGTATGCATTTCGCAGCAAGCGAAGGACGCGCTGGCACAGTGCCCCGGTGGGTCGCTCAAGACGGGCTCCGGCAAGAAGCCCGCCATGAGCTTCAAGTCGGCCCCCCAGGGCATCCAGCTCAAGAAGAGGGATGATCAGCTCAAGCCGACGAACCCCACGGCGTCGATGAACGCCGCGCAGCGGGACGAGCGGCGCAACCGTCTGGCTGCTCGCTCGCGCCAGCTCCTGATCACCGAGATTCAGGGCCTCGAGAGCCTTTTCGCGAGCACGCCCAAGAACGCGCCGGATCGGGCCAAGCTGATGCGGCGCCTCGCAGAGGGCTACGTCGAGCTCGAGTCGGCCGCGTTCCGTGACAAGACGGAGCAGAGCATCAAGGCCGACGAGGCCAAGCGCAAGGCGCCCAAGACCGAGAAGGCGTTCCGCGACGAGGCGGCGAAGGCCGACAAGATCCTCGCGGCTTCGCGCCAGCAGGCCATCAAGTACTACACGCTCCTCAAGAGCCAGTACCCGAAGTGGTGCCAGAGCAACAACCCTGCGGATCCGACGAAGAGCACGGGCTGCACGGACGAGGTGCTCTACTACCTCGCGTACGAGTACGAGCAGGCCAACCAGCTCGATCAGGCGCGCAAGGTCTACTTCGAGCTGATCCAGAACTGGCCGCAGTCGAAGTTCATCCCGAACGCCTACCTCGCGTTCGGCGAGCTCTTCTTCAACGAGGCGCAGGGCGATCCCTCCAAGTGGCAGCTCGCGGAGCAGTCGTACCTCGAGGTCACCAAGTACCCGCCGCCGGAGAACAAGGTCTGGGGCTACGCGCACTACAAGCTCGGCTACGTCTACTGGAACCAGGGTGAGTTCCCGAAGGCGCTCTCCGAGTTCAAGAAGACGATCGAGTACGGCATGCAGTACCAGCAGACGCCGAACGCCGCGCAGCTCGCGGTGTCCGCGCGCCGCGACATCATCCCGGTGTACGCGCTGGCTGCCGCGCCGAGGGCTGCGTACGACTTCTTGAAGCCGCTGTCGGGCGACACGGGCGTCAACAACGAGAAGACGCTCAAGATGATGGACGACCTCGGTCAGAACTACCTCGATACCGGCCACTACAAGGAAGGCATCGAGCTGTACACGGACCTGATGGCCCGCGATAAGGGCCCGAAGTTCTGCAAGTACCAGGGGCACATCACCGAGGCGACGCTCGCGATGAAGTCCGGCAACAAGGACGCCATCAAGGGCGAGCTCGATCGGATGATGGAGGTGCACAACAAGTACATCTCCGAGCAGCAGCCCGACGACATGAAGCTCAAGTGCTCGAACTCGACGGCGGGTCTGCTGACCGAGACCGCGATGGCGTGGCACCTCGAGGCCGTCGGATCGGGCGGCGTTCGCGGCACCGGCGACAAGAAGACGATGACGCTCGCGGCGGCGCTCTACGAGAAGGTCGTTCAGAACTTCAAGCAGGAGCAGTTCGCGAAGTTCGAGTTCCCGCGCATCGTCAAGGAGGACTGGCCGAACGTCTTCAAGATCAAGTACGCGATGGCCGACCTCCTGTACTTCAACAAGGACTGGGCGAAGTGCGGCCCGGCCTTCGACGCGGTCGTCGCGGAGGATCCGAGCGGCCCGCTCGCACCGGAGGCCGCGTACGCGGCGGTGCTCTGCTACCAGAACATCTACACCGAGACGCACAAGGACGGCTCGGACAAGAAGGGTAGCGGCAACCTTCCGAGCGCTGCGGACGGCGGCAAGAAGACGGACAACAAGAAGGCCGCGGACAAGGCGAAGTACGCCCCGAAGGACTTCACCGATAACCAGAAGGGGATGCTCACCGCCTTCAATCGGTACATCTGCTACATCAAGCCGCCCGAGAACGACAAGGAAGCCCAGGAGAACTACGTCGAGGTCAAGTACGCGCGCGCTCGCACGTACTTCGAGGCGCAGCACTGGGAGGAAGCGGCGTTCGCGTTCCGCGACGTGGCCGTCAGCCACGCCGACAAGGACGTGGGCATCTACGCGACGCAGCTCTACCTCGAGTCGCTGAACATCCTCGGCTCGAACTCCGATCCGCCCCGCGCGTCTTGCTACGACTCGATGGCCGAGGACGTTCCCCGGTTCATCGATCTGTACTGCAAGGGCGGCAAGGAGAAGGAGAACGCCGAGCAGTGCGGGATCCTGGTCCGCATCCAGCGCGACATCGAGCGTCTGCGTGCGCAGAAGACGGTCGAGGCGGCGGACGCCGGCGGTGCCGACTCGATCAAGCTCTACGAGAAGGGCGCACAGGCCTACATGGACCTGTGGAAGAAGTACGGCGAGCAGGCCTGCGAGAAGAAGGAAGCGAGCTGCGAGCGTGCAGAGGAAATCCTCTACAACGCGGCCCGCGCCTTCCAGGCTGCGCGTCTGATCGCGAAGTCCATCGCGGCGCGCCAGATCCTGCTGAACCCGAAGTACAACCTCCACAAGACCGAGCTCGCCCGCAAGGCGATCTACGAGATCGGCGGTAACTACCAGGCGATCGCGGTCTACGACGAGGCGGCCAGCTGGTACGAGCGGTTCGCGCTCGAGAACCCGAAGATGGACAAGGCGGCCGAGGCGTTGCAGGACGCGGTCGTGCTCCGGCTCGGTCTCGGTCAGGAAGACCAGGCCATCAAGGACGCCGACCTGTTCAGCAAGAACTACGGCTCGCAGAAGCCGGGCGAGGCCGCGAAGATCGCGTTCGCCGTCGGTGCTCACTACATCGACAAGGAAGACTGGGATCAGGCGCGGCGAAAGCTGAGCTCGGCCATGGGGCAGATCGATCGCAACGCGACGTTCGATGTGCAGATCCAGGCCCACGCGATGCTCGCGCGCGTGTTCACCAAGATCAACAACCCCTCCAGCGCGGTGCCCGAGTACAACAAGGTTCGCGGCTACTGGAAGGATCCGCAGGCTGCGTTGAAGAAGCTCGACGCGATCGGCGGTGGCGAGGACGAGAAGCTCCGCCGCATGGCCAAGTCGCTGACTGCGGTCGGCGAGGCGCTCTTCTTCTTCGCGGAGCAGAAGCGCAAGGAGGTCGATAAGATCCGGTTCCCCGAGTACAAGGGCTCGGGCCAGCGTGACGACGTGCTCAAGCACATCAACACGAAGGTCGCGGACTGGGTGAAGAAGAAGCGCCCGGCCATCGAGGAGGCGTCGAACGAGTACGTCAAGATCGTCAACCTCGAGCCGCTGCCTCCGCCGCGCTGGGTCATCGCTGCTGGCTCTCGCGTGGGTCAGATGTGGAGCAAGTTCGTGGCCGAGTTCCGCGCCGCGCCCATCCCGAAGGAGTGGAAGGGCAATGGCATGGTGCCTGGCACCGACCTGAGCTGGGCCGAGCTCCGAGGCGAGTACTACGCGAAGCTCGACGAGGCGAGCGAGCCGCAGAAGCAGGCTGCGAAGGCGGCGTTCAAGAAGTGCCTCGACTACTCGGTCAGGTTCCAGTTCTTCGACGAGTACTCGCGTACCTGCGAGGTGTGGCTGTCCAAGAATTACGGCGCTGAGTACCACCTCATCGACGAATTCCGCGGCTCGCCCTCGCGCGTGAACTCCGGCCTGAGCGATCGCGCGCAGCCGGTCAACATGGATGGCAGCGCGTTCGTCCCGCCGTCCGATGCGCCGGCCGCGCCGGCCGACAAGCCTGCGGACGCGAAGCCGGGCGAGAAGTCCGACAAGCCCGCGGACACCAAGCCGGGGACGTCGCCTGAGAAGGCGGCCATCCAGAACGCCACCACGAAGCCGAAGAAGTGA
- a CDS encoding tetratricopeptide repeat protein, translated as MRKLSILTVAAAAMLAAMGCGGGGSSGPGGKTATDAAGNVIKTSSGATVSVAAANHFKEGIEALAKHDKARDWNEETCKQVAEIFIDAADEQKGDKAFNEAIYNAGVAHQRCKQDAKAKEYFQKALAADPKFHRARVQLALYSFAESGEKNLDQAIQELYQAAVVDARFQNVEGLVQLGMLHMKRNSTQPDKEGLTDLQRTKKYAQSALAIDDGYLPAFNLLALLYLESAKQKAGRTAKKVATNAGKEKKIDTQALDLAALVCSQAIRKNPNYAPIHNTAGMIQVELSNLNGAVGAFNTARKLDPTFYEAQMNFAAVNLQFRGFAQAEEAYRAALKMRPNDYDARLGLALALRGLIDDSNFDKMVAAASNELQEAKKIAPERPETYYNEAILTQEYKAKSGGKDSEQMLLAAKGLFGQFITKAGSGAEYADAVKRSKERMEEIQQIIDFNKQTEADRKIAEAEAKNRAAEAEAKGDEGGEGKPAEGGGAQ; from the coding sequence ATGAGGAAGTTGTCGATTCTGACGGTGGCCGCTGCTGCGATGCTGGCGGCGATGGGTTGCGGCGGCGGGGGCTCGTCGGGCCCTGGCGGCAAGACGGCGACGGACGCGGCTGGCAACGTCATCAAGACGAGCAGCGGCGCTACGGTCTCGGTCGCAGCAGCCAACCACTTCAAGGAAGGCATCGAGGCGCTCGCCAAGCATGACAAGGCGCGCGACTGGAACGAGGAGACCTGCAAGCAGGTGGCGGAGATCTTCATCGACGCCGCCGACGAGCAGAAGGGCGACAAGGCCTTCAACGAGGCGATCTACAACGCGGGCGTCGCGCATCAGCGGTGCAAGCAGGACGCCAAGGCGAAGGAGTACTTCCAGAAGGCGCTCGCGGCGGATCCGAAGTTCCACCGTGCGAGGGTGCAGCTCGCGCTCTACTCCTTCGCGGAGTCTGGCGAGAAGAACCTGGATCAGGCGATCCAGGAGCTTTACCAGGCGGCCGTCGTCGATGCGCGCTTCCAGAATGTCGAGGGGCTCGTGCAGCTCGGCATGCTCCACATGAAGCGCAACTCGACCCAGCCGGACAAGGAGGGCCTGACCGATCTGCAGCGCACGAAGAAGTACGCGCAGAGCGCGCTGGCCATCGACGACGGCTACCTGCCGGCGTTCAACCTGCTCGCGCTGCTCTACCTCGAGTCGGCGAAGCAGAAGGCAGGGCGCACCGCGAAGAAGGTCGCCACCAACGCCGGCAAGGAGAAGAAGATCGACACGCAGGCTCTGGATCTCGCGGCGCTGGTCTGCTCGCAGGCCATCCGCAAGAACCCGAACTACGCGCCGATCCACAACACGGCGGGCATGATCCAGGTCGAGCTCAGCAACCTGAACGGCGCTGTCGGCGCGTTCAACACGGCGCGCAAGCTCGACCCGACCTTCTACGAGGCGCAGATGAACTTCGCGGCCGTGAACCTGCAGTTCCGCGGGTTCGCGCAGGCGGAGGAGGCGTATCGCGCGGCGCTCAAGATGCGTCCGAACGACTACGACGCGCGCCTCGGACTCGCGCTCGCGCTTCGCGGCCTGATCGACGACTCGAACTTCGACAAGATGGTCGCGGCCGCGAGCAACGAGCTTCAGGAGGCGAAGAAGATCGCGCCTGAGCGGCCCGAGACTTACTACAACGAGGCGATCCTCACGCAGGAGTACAAGGCGAAGTCCGGTGGCAAGGACTCCGAGCAGATGCTCCTCGCGGCGAAGGGCCTCTTCGGGCAGTTCATCACCAAGGCCGGGTCTGGGGCCGAGTATGCGGATGCCGTCAAGCGCTCGAAGGAGCGCATGGAGGAGATCCAGCAGATCATCGACTTCAACAAGCAGACCGAAGCCGATCGCAAGATCGCCGAGGCGGAAGCGAAGAACCGCGCGGCGGAGGCTGAGGCCAAGGGCGACGAGGGCGGGGAAGGTAAGCCCGCTGAGGGCGGCGGCGCCCAGTAG
- a CDS encoding HAMP domain-containing protein, whose translation MSEASGSVTTPSATPGREQRRVRNYLLDKQFQLKYAGYLAGIALVVAALLGAGLWVTSKELIAQSHRAVEQGQTLIKQGQETVKRGQLVIEQSKKVNQVVAMNIAKEYKDDPELAKQFGEDAARDEAKLKEEQDRLERDAASIKQRGAELEQQAAEVAKQQRSLIIGLVGALSLLVVFIWLAGIVVTHKIAGPVYKMKRMFRQVGEGKLALHERLRKGDEMQDFFESFDQMLGQLRDRQQQGIAKLDRAISRIEDQSSSGEGVAILKELRADLQRQVER comes from the coding sequence ATGAGCGAGGCTTCCGGCTCCGTCACCACGCCCTCCGCCACGCCGGGTCGCGAGCAGCGACGCGTGCGCAACTATCTCCTCGACAAGCAATTTCAGCTCAAATACGCCGGCTATCTCGCCGGCATCGCGCTCGTCGTCGCTGCCCTCCTCGGCGCAGGCCTCTGGGTCACGAGCAAGGAGCTCATCGCGCAGAGCCACCGCGCCGTCGAGCAAGGCCAGACGCTCATCAAGCAAGGCCAGGAGACGGTCAAGCGCGGTCAGCTCGTCATCGAGCAGAGCAAGAAGGTGAACCAGGTCGTCGCGATGAACATCGCGAAGGAGTACAAAGACGACCCCGAGCTCGCAAAGCAGTTTGGCGAGGACGCCGCGCGCGACGAGGCCAAGCTGAAGGAAGAGCAGGACCGCCTCGAGCGCGACGCGGCCTCCATCAAGCAGCGCGGCGCCGAGCTCGAGCAGCAAGCGGCAGAGGTCGCGAAACAGCAGCGATCGCTGATCATCGGCCTCGTGGGCGCGCTCTCGCTGCTCGTCGTGTTCATCTGGCTCGCAGGGATCGTGGTCACCCACAAGATCGCGGGCCCCGTCTACAAGATGAAGCGGATGTTCCGGCAGGTGGGCGAGGGCAAGCTCGCCCTCCACGAGCGGCTGCGCAAGGGCGACGAGATGCAGGACTTCTTCGAGTCCTTCGATCAGATGCTCGGCCAGCTGCGCGATCGGCAGCAGCAAGGGATCGCGAAGCTCGATCGCGCGATCTCGCGCATCGAGGATCAGTCGTCGTCCGGCGAGGGCGTGGCGATCCTGAAAGAGCTGCGCGCAGATCTGCAGCGCCAAGTCGAGCGCTGA
- a CDS encoding tetratricopeptide repeat protein: MKLGAFAMASCLVVSSVLGLGCSRNRQEAVILANQADKEVALNPEGAASKYEQATKLDPTNHKIFYKLAVAQKKKEEWDKVASTLSRATQLAPKHANYWFERGYALEMQAKKKTISYEEAKEPYQKCIENDPNYADCYEQLGNVYLWTDDEQKALENYTKAVEHDPTEIRYYTALADLYIRLGYMKEAEQVLKEAKNFAKPGDKTLFGVHVLLSQIHQDRGSLPEMVLELEAAKSVAGGEGPEAVQILFSLGSTYAQLTPPRTAEAVQMLKGFSTRACKGAKAASFKTECETAQTLITRLGGS, from the coding sequence ATGAAGCTTGGCGCATTCGCGATGGCGTCCTGTCTCGTGGTCTCGAGCGTGCTCGGGCTGGGCTGCAGCAGGAACCGACAGGAAGCGGTCATCCTCGCCAATCAGGCGGATAAAGAGGTCGCGTTGAACCCGGAGGGCGCCGCTTCGAAGTACGAGCAGGCGACCAAGCTGGACCCAACGAACCATAAGATCTTCTATAAGCTCGCGGTGGCCCAGAAGAAAAAGGAAGAGTGGGACAAGGTCGCCTCGACCCTGAGCCGGGCCACGCAGCTCGCGCCGAAGCACGCGAACTACTGGTTCGAGCGCGGTTATGCGCTCGAAATGCAGGCGAAGAAGAAGACGATCTCGTACGAGGAGGCCAAGGAGCCTTACCAGAAGTGCATCGAGAACGACCCGAACTACGCTGATTGCTACGAGCAGCTCGGGAACGTGTACCTCTGGACCGACGACGAGCAGAAGGCGCTCGAGAACTACACCAAGGCGGTGGAGCACGATCCGACCGAGATCCGTTACTATACGGCGCTCGCGGACCTCTACATCCGCCTCGGGTACATGAAGGAGGCCGAGCAGGTGCTCAAGGAAGCGAAGAACTTCGCCAAACCCGGCGACAAGACGCTCTTCGGCGTGCACGTGCTCCTGTCGCAGATCCACCAGGATCGCGGCTCGCTCCCCGAGATGGTGCTGGAACTCGAGGCGGCCAAGTCCGTCGCAGGCGGCGAGGGGCCGGAGGCGGTCCAGATCCTGTTCAGCTTGGGCAGCACATACGCGCAGCTCACTCCGCCGCGAACCGCCGAGGCGGTGCAGATGCTGAAGGGCTTCAGCACGCGCGCCTGCAAGGGGGCGAAGGCGGCGAGCTTCAAGACCGAATGCGAGACCGCGCAGACGCTGATCACGCGGCTCGGGGGCAGCTAG